A region of Leishmania mexicana MHOM/GT/2001/U1103 complete genome, chromosome 8 DNA encodes the following proteins:
- a CDS encoding phosphatidylinositol-kinase domain protein,putative yields MNDIRFPGWIKSSPTLVMASVLAQLLADEFAETTSSATAGAPRPLSEACVVGGRERWPRHTFDEDISSSSSDGGGGVNLFDSDASECVGCYDSGRDGMHSGGGVDTGYLRMVDRLLELNSKELDSLPPAAATATATTYLPRRAVTAPAIAMPTAIAGSWRRSSGAIFTGLSGGVNMSSLGASPDILRDPRVRTLLRLSRLNDVLTRAEAAQPLISRRIAAAMVSFFAFAVSCRQSGLPADRTKGFFTECSALYTTLLSKLRSLRFGGGVSLEDFTASLVACGLKLRDDEDVEGEEDGRGAANEAGATGAGTAGIPCSGRSNNSSAVASGAAPMGSCGGAGARTPMQPSFGRDKNWGLVGFGHRAFDAIFVRCIPSNIDECVHDPVALGILRGISLTHSQQLFYLAPELVNHLHDLTDAFATSGHRRELSYKRVLSVLLEAISCSRVIDYERTNNWITAVIQERYVVRGLFQREELHAHVVTATLTMLIRQYQEMAKECASKVVGLVSMPDFTEGDQLIELVWKALQDTIGSWEDAATTAEKHPLTLFRHNIDIVVQHLLRTEVERLRCYYIITSATAAYHQSLVEMSAATSTTRNQSGCPPAVPPLAPGREEQRGANRRRRDTLRGRDGTTRRDSDASAAAPYVPSAEEESLRILICSNIIKFLLLPTSIMSALPRTEEAKQLRASLTEAAARVLSVVTAKEFNSRDDTSASTTESGRATTSAAPRSISPISAAAATPRMRHADVAVAGTDLLAISRRRAHFSNNFYRCIEELVHELIRTILQPSGPEDATAVANQSFLGGVSDMHLPTPPTLDTSSDAILRGMVAAVCIQYMCSTNQHLRSFAVSEVMDAVVRLSARCGAEEAATATHGPLGHKGSGHTACASGKDTNGSPAATSRGTVVGSAAEDPEEERKHATHLRACQLALCFDALSAILVPTVVVEGYHHVAEEQEERVGLARSCTTTSERGDSKREELSRYGQLLCDTYVDSLREHLWGLEEGSVNRHNMLTPVMAVAVKAFVNLVLRVHERLRGMSSMALVLVQEAEAAMEGPHKGTRWSAAVIARDRARLLHAFNAERMSVVLLLRGVIQNMLSVAWPSSGVLYQSPACGWERPLSNTTTSAVMAPIALAVLSPFFRPLTMLLHLSTLFPARSLKQLCTHYQYARYLTLEDPSTSDQYVFYYYRRLSRALVAVEADDSGGSGAGPAEQIELECWALFRSCWMMFSYYKYTAEALMAVRAGGMAPMESTNPAKAAAALARAPILSRKQCKLLRLIAASAAPLLRMCSSDVQQAMADIAVLLRYTLTSALHCPMVVADVTAKSGIVHASLYKSLKRLCGGRKECWKRLTTGELMLLQCVAELEILRAAAGSVAQLTLYRHFEVREFVASAAIPEALGHILSTACDHYIEAVGSMLPGVAFQVTRTDLMQLVFLVTFAIGSVRESASKLVLCVVRSFPTYAAYASALPLLWCVLDLLEAGTAWQIESLCEHVRFSAVPAVAADPHSVERQQHVLFVADVAERWAAILQEKAPVALVETAIKFMVVQQQECGEQATTQAGRHHAGTRLAILASQYRAEEAPSSLDDSPITLMRGAEAAAHVVKVEYAQALLLHGRAQGTMQAASWYASAGQMQSTVVAQLWAATRLCRRALASAVAQRLETNLLRPARALFVETGYSVDTVLAPRASTIADEDAAAQEEAGVTRVPLDAPARAETAASFAAAVALLVTGSGTPLGRQQLLQYLVQGAVQTFRSDVLYEAILCWKWLLSQNREAYLLPLLQELDTAFVWTAANRLGLFDGYCSSKNRQVQTGEVPIPLSTVSTSGQRGAGVPEETAVYVADNVNSASPHKLLFSFLTDMYVEEGSPLCLSPEVLRQLYLVAAHIMQFAAVLSLRDDMFGETMRCFLVVGSIAQLLREANVRQLGAGLLTIVPFPAIGALRQRWYKALLRWFTKTPPSWYYAKDPVLAREEAKVVRSLSQLLKEEADLLTHTTLGFLDFSSGVQRERGMSLVHHWESLSVVREGVAAVRQAIDGGEEGLSKLIVREKLRLQGLLHLLRVLVEHEVLRLSVWRTPRRTLKIPNTTPSVGWGKLIECADHHNPAVVVAMVYRFSSIPAVRLTASQRVVAHPERYSNVAEAVDLYLTEDVLRAGARRLFLFCSCNIIQALRLLDPRYAAYKTVNSYAIRSLLSQRSEKLIFYLPQLLQLLATDESGSIEAFLVRTSAKSTMFAHQLLWSLQTESEGSGALAKKCQQVERRVKAAFTPNEEAFYRSEFAFVDLMTSLSGEIMKFDKPERKTQLRLRLKDDVFHTLPNLRHLYLPTDPNYRITDVIPHTAGAMQSAAKCPILVQFTCVPRTVEDTLTRDDVDSAAANEHGHGAGNSHGDAVSRPVVKACIFKMGDDCRQDQISLQLIGLMQRILNSVGVPSFLYPYRVITTGQSTGIIECVPRSRSRNEIGKLVESNIAEFFVQTFGHPESAGFRRARENFVRSTAAYSVVSFILNIKDRHNGNIMIDADGNLIHIDFGFLFDTSPGGDINFESSPFKLTTEMVQLIGMDVSGESTLQSKALARALVDEENYIYFKTLVNRCYLAVRQYAREICVMVELMLRSGLPCFKPKKTIANLAHRLAVDKNEIEAADYMRRLIHESRQNFRTVLYDYYQKVAEGIEM; encoded by the coding sequence ATGAACGACATTCGGTTTCCGGGCTGGATCAAGAGCAGCCCAACTCTCGTGATGGCATCGGTGCTTGCGCAGCTTCTGGCGGATGAGTTCGCCGAGACGACCTCATCTGCAACAGCTGGTGCGCCGCGGCCTCTCTCCGAAGCGTGCGTGGTTGGTGGCAGGGAGCGGTGGCCCCGCCACACCTTTGACGAGGACAtcagtagcagcagcagtgacggcggcggaggcgttAATCTATTCGATTCGGATGCTAGCGAATGTGTGGGCTGTTATGATTCTGGCCGTGATGGAATGCacagcggtggtggggtAGACACAGGGTACCTACGTATGGTGGATCGGTTGCTGGAGCTCAACTCGAAGGAGCTTGACTCTCTCCCACCCGCGGCGGCCACAGCTACCGCAACAACGTATTTGCCCCGGAGGGCCGTCACTGCTCCTGCGATTGCCATGCCAACGGCTATCGCGGGGTCCTGGCGCCGTAGCAGCGGCGCTATCTTTACTGGCCTGAGCGGCGGGGTCAACATGAGCAGCCTCGGTGCCAGCCCTGATATTCTCCGCGACCCACGAGTGCGGACACTTCTGCGGCTCTCGCGGCTCAACGATGTTCTCACgcgcgcggaggcggcgcagccgctcatCTCGCGGCGTATCGCGGCAGCTATGGtgtccttcttcgcctttgcCGTGTCGTGCCGACAAAGCGGTCTCCCCGCGGATCGCACGAAAGGGTTCTTCACAGAGTGCAGTGCCCTCTACACCACCCTGCTTTCGAAGCTGCGCTCGCTTCggttcggcggcggcgtcagtCTCGAGGACTTCACCGCTTCTCTCGTGGCATGTGGACTGAAGTtgcgcgacgacgaggatgtcgaaggggaggaggatggaCGCGGTGCCGCGAACGAGGCTGGCGCAACCGGCGCGGGGACAGCTGGCATCCCGTGCAGCGGtcgcagcaacaacagcagcgctgtAGCctctggcgcagcgccaatggggagctgcggcggtgccggagCCAGAACGCCGATGCAGCCGTCTTTTGGACGTGACAAGAACTGGGGCCTTGTCGGTTTCGGCCACCGCGCCTTCGACGCCATCTTTGTGCGCTGTATCCCCAGCAACATCGACGAATGTGTGCACGACCCTGTCGCGCTCGGCATTCTACGCGGCATCTCACTCACGCactcgcagcagctcttcTACCTAGCCCCGGAGCTGGTGAACCACTTGCACGACCTCACCGATGCCTTCGCCACGTCTGGTCACCGGCGCGAGCTGTCGTACAAGCGCGTCCTCTCCGTGTTGCTGGAGGCCATCAGCTGCTCTCGCGTAATCGACTACGAGCGCACGAACAACTGGATTACAGCAGTTATCCAGGAAAGATACGTCGTGCGCGGCTTGTTCCAGCgagaggagctgcacgccCACGTTGTGACCGCTACGCTGACGATGCTTATCCGGCAGTATCAGGAGATGGCGAAGGAGTGCGCATCCAAAGTGGTCGGCCTCGTCTCGATGCCGGACTTTACGGAGGGCGATCAGCTTATTGAGCTTGTCTGGAAGGCCCTGCAAGACACCATCGGGTCCTGGGAGGATGCCGCAACTACCGCTGAGAAGCACCCTCTGACGTTATTTCGGCACAACATCGACATTGTCGTGCAACATTTACTCCGGACtgaggtggagcggctgaGGTGCTACTACATCATTACgagcgccacggccgccTACCACCAGTCGCTTGTCGAgatgtcggcggcgacgagcacGACCAGAAACCAGAGTGGCTGCCCTCCCGCCGTGCCACCACTCGCGCCAGGACGGGAGGAGCAGCGGGGGGCTAATCGACGTAGGCGAGACACCCTTCGCGGACGGGATGGTACCACACGGCGCGACAGCgatgcgtcggcggcggctccCTATGTTCCATCTGCGGAAGAGGAGTCGCTGCGCATTTTGATTTGCAGCAACATCATCAAGTTCCTCCTGCTCCCCACTAGCATCATGAGCGCGCTTCCGaggacggaggaggcgaagcagctgcgtgcGTCACtcacagaggcggcggcgcgcgtgctgagCGTCGTGACGGCAAAGGAGTTCAACAGCCGTGACGACACATCTGCATCGACAACGGAGAGCGgccgcgccaccacctccgcagcaccgcgctcCATTAGTCCGATtagtgcggcggcagcgacgccgaggaTGCGGCACGCCGACGTTGCCGTTGCCGGCACCGATCTACTTGCTATATCGCGAAGGAGAGCACACTTTTCCAACAACTTCTACCGCTGCATCGAGGAGCTCGTACACGAGCTTATCCGCACAATTCTCCAGCCAAGCGGGCCGGAGGACGCGACGGCTGTCGCCAACCAAAGCTTTCTTGGGGGCGTGTCAGATATGCAtctgccgacgccgcctaCCTTGGAtaccagcagcgacgcgaTCTTGCGTGgcatggtggcggcggtgtgcatTCAATACATGTGCTCCACAAACCAGCATCTTCGCTCGTTCGCCGTTTCAGAGGTGATggacgccgtcgtgcgcctctctgctcgctgcggcgctgaggaagcggcgacggccacgCACGGGCCTCTGGGGCACAAGGGCAGCGGCCACACAGCGTGCGCCAGCGGCAAGGACACCAATGGGAGTCCGGCAGCGACTTCACGGGGAACCGTTGTCGGTTCCGCTGCCGAAGACCCAGAAGAGGAGCGGAAGCATGCAACGCACCTTCGCGCTTGCCAGTTGGCGCTGTGTTTCGACGCCCTGTCCGCGATCCTGGTGCCGACTGTTGTTGTGGAAGGCTACCACCacgtggcggaggagcaggaggagagagtTGGCCTCGCGCGGAGCTGCACAACGACGAGCGAACGTGGTGACTCGAAGCGCGAGGAATTGTCACGCTACGGGCAACTGTTGTGTGACACCTACGTGGACTCTCTGCGCGAGCATCTCTGGGGTCTTGAGGAGGGGAGCGTGAATCGCCACAACATGCTCACGCCGGTGATGGCTGTCGCTGTCAAGGCGTTTGTGAATTTAGTGCTTCGGGTGCATGAGCGGCTGCGTGGGATGTCGAGCATGGCCCTCGTGCTGGTACAGGAAGCGGAGGCTGCGATGGAAGGGCCACACAAGGGGACTCGGTGGTCTGCGGCGGTAATCGCGAGGGATCGCGCGCGACTGCTGCACGCCTTCAACGCGGAGCGCATGAGCGTTGTGCTGCTCCTGCGTGGTGTCATCCAGAACATGCTCAGCGTGGCGTGGCCGTCGTCAGGGGTGTTGTACCAGAGCCCAGCATGCGGCTGGGAGAGGCCTCTGAGCAACACGACGACGTCCGCCGTGATGGCGCCGATAGCGCTGGCGGTTCTGTCGCCCTTCTTTCGACCCTTAACGATGCTGCTCCACCTCTCTACCCTGTTTCCAGCCCGGTCACTAAAGCAGCTCTGCACGCACTATCAGTACGCCCGCTACCTCACCCTCGAGGACCCCAGCACGAGCGATCAATACGTGTTTTATTACTACCGCCGCCTATCGCGCGCGCTTGTGGCGGTCGAGGCGGACGACAGTGGCGGTTCTGGAGCTGGCCCTGCGGAGCAGATAGAACTCGAGTGCTGGGCGCTGTTTCGCTCATGTTGGATGATGTTCTCCTACTACAAGTACACGGCAGAGGCACTTATGGCGGTGAGGGCTGGGGGCATGGCGCCTATGGAGAGCACGAACCCAGCTaaggctgcggcggcgcttgccCGCGCGCCGATCTTGTCGAGGAAGCAGTGCAAGCTACTGCGCCTCATCGCCGCTTCGGCGGCACCACTCCTGCGCATGTGCTCGTCCGACGTTCAGCAGGCCATGGCTGACATCGCCGTGCTCCTGCGCTACACGCTGACCAGCGCGCTTCACTGCCCCATGGTGGTCGCTGACGTCACCGCAAAGAGCGGTATCGTGCACGCGTCACTGTACAAGTCACTGAAGCGgctctgcggcggcaggaAGGAGTGCTGGAAGCGGCTGACCACGGGAGAGTTGATGCTTCTTCAGTGTGTGGCGGAGCTAGAGATCctgcgagcggcggcggggtccgtggcgcagctgacgCTCTACCGCCACTTTGAGGTGCGTGAGTTTGTCGCGAGCGCTGCCATACCGGAAGCGCTGGGCCACATCCTCAGCACAGCGTGCGACCACTACATCGAAGCGGTGGGCAGCATGCTGCCGGGCGTTGCCTTCCAGGTCACTCGTACTGACCTGATGCAGCTCGTCTTTCTGGTGACCTTCGCGATTGGGTCAGTACGCGAGTCGGCGAGCAAGCTGGTGCTGTGCGTGGTGAGGTCGTTTCCCACCTACGCCGCCTATGCCAGCGCGTTGCCGCTCCTGTGGTGCGTGCTGGACCTCCTCGAAGCTGGCACAGCCTGGCAGATCGAGTCGCTATGCGAACACGTGCGGTTTTCGGCTGTCcctgcggtggccgccgaCCCACACAGCGtggagcgccagcagcacgtgcTGTTCGTCGCGGATGTCGCGGAGCGGTGGGCTGCCATATTGCAGGAAAAGGCACCGGTAGCCCTCGTTGAAACAGCTATCAAGTTCATGGTCGTCCAGCAGCAAGAGTGCGGGGAGCAGGCAACGACGCAGGCCGGCAGGCACCACGCTGGAACCCGACTTGCCATCCTGGCTTCCCAGTACCGGGCTGAGGAGGCACCATCCAGTTTGGACGACAGCCCCATCACTCTCATGCGTGGGGCTGAGGCGGCTGCCCATGTCGTCAAGGTTGAAtacgcgcaggcgctgctgctgcatggcCGTGCGCAGGGTACGATGCAAGCTGCTAGCTGGTACGCGTCCGCTGGGCAAATGCAAAGCaccgtggtggcgcagctgtggGCGGCCACGCGCCTCTGCCGACGTGCTttggcgtcggcggtggcgcagcggctcgagACGAATCTCTTGCGGCCTGCCCGGGCCCTTTTCGTGGAGACGGGCTACTCCGTGGACACGGTGCTGGCGCCTCGCGCTTCCACCATCGCCGACGAGGATGCTGCggcacaggaggaggcgggtgTGACGCGGGTGCCGCTCGATGCCCCAGCCCGCGCGGAGACGGCCGCGAGcttcgcagccgccgtggcgctgctcgtaacgggcagcggcacccccctcgggcggcagcagctgctgcagtacCTGGTGCAAGGCGCCGTGCAAACGTTCCGCTCCGATGTGCTGTACGAGGCCATCCTGTGCTGGAAGTGGCTGCTGAGCCAGAACCGTGAGGCTTAcctgttgccgctgctgcaggagctggacACGGCATTCGTATGGACGGCGGCCAATCGGCTAGGGCTGTTTGACGGCTACTGCTCCTCCAAGAACCGGCAGGTGCAAACAGGCGAGGTGCCGATCCCCCTCAGCACCGTCTCCACGAGTGGGCAGAGAGGAGCCGGTGTGCCGGAGGAAACTGCCGTATACGTGGCCGACAACGTCAACAGCGCCTCCCCGCACAAgctgctcttctcctttcttACCGATATGTacgtggaggagggcagcccgctgtgcctcagcccCGAGGTGCTTCGCCAACTGTACCTTGTCGCGGCTCACATTATGCAGTTCGCCGCGGTGCTGTCTCTGCGAGACGACATGTTTGGCGAGACGATGCGCTGCTTTCTCGTGGTCGGCAgcatcgcgcagctgctgaggGAGGCGAACGTGCGCCAGCTGGGCGCTGGCCTCTTGACGATAGTGCCCTTTCCCGCGAttggcgcgctgcgccagcggtggtacaaggcgctgctgcggtggttCACCAAGACGCCGCCAAGTTGGTACTACGCCAAGGATCCGGTCCTGGCcagagaggaggcgaaggtggTGCGCTCACTGTCGCAGCTGCTAAAGGAGGAGGCTGACCTGCTCACCCACACAACTCTCGGTTTTCTCGACTTCAGCAGTGGTGTTCAACGCGAGCGAGGCATGTCACTCGTACATCACTGGGAGTCGCTGAGCGTCGTGCGCGAAGGCgtggctgcggtgcggcaggcgatcgacggcggcgaggaaggcTTGTCGAAGCTGATCGTGCGGGAGAAACTGAGGCTTCAGGGCTTGCTGCATCTGCTGCGCGTCCTTGTGGAGcacgaggtgctgcggctgagTGTCTGGCGTACCCCGCGCCGCACACTCAAGATACCCAACACGACACCTTCCGTTGGCTGGGGGAAGCTGATCGAGTGCGCCGATCACCACAACCCCGCTGTCGTTGTTGCCATGGTCTACCGCTTTTCGAGCATCCCAGCCGTGCGGTTGACGGCGTCGCAGCGTGTCGTCGCACATCCGGAGCGGTACTCGAACGTTGCGGAAGCGGTAGACCTCTACCTTACGGAGgacgtgctgcgcgctggtgcgcggcGGTTGTTTCTCTTCTGTTCCTGCAACATCATTCAAGCCCTCCGCCTGCTTGACCCACGCTACGCCGCGTACAAGACGGTGAATAGCTACGCCATCCGCAGCCTGCTCTCTCAGCGCAGCGAGAAGCTCATCTTCTACCTGCCGCAGCTACTGCAGCTCTTGGCGACGGAcgagagcggcagcatcgAGGCCTTCCTCGTGCGCACGAGCGCAAAGAGCACCATGTTTGCGCACCAGCTGCTCTGGAGTCTGCAAACCGAGAGcgagggcagcggtgccctGGCGAAAAAGTGCCAGCAGGTGGAGAGGCGCGTCAAAGCAGCATTTACGCCGAATGAAGAGGCCTTCTACAGGTCCGAGTTCGCTTTTGTGGACCTCATGACGTCGCTGTCGGGCGAGATCATGAAGTTCGACAAGCCCGAGCGCaagacgcagctgcggctgaggTTGAAGGACGACGTCTTTCACACCCTGCCCAACCTGCGGCACCTTTACCTGCCCACAGATCCAAACTACCGGATCACCGACGTCATCCCGCACACGGCCGGGGCCATGCAGAGCGCTGCCAAGTGCCCAATCCTGGTGCAGTTCACGTGCGTCCCGCGCACAGTAGAGGACACGCTGACACGAGACGACGTCGACTCGGCGGCTGCCAACGAGCACGGGCACGGTGCGGGAAACAGCCATGGCGACGCGGTGTCGCGCCCGGTCGTGAAGGCGTGCATTTTCAAGATGGGTGACGACTGCCGACAGGACCAGATctcgctgcagctcatcgGCCTCATGCAGCGCATCCTGAACTCCGTTGGCGTGCCGTCCTTTCTCTACCCGTACCGCGTCATCACTACCGGGCAGAGCACCGGCATCATCGAGTGTGTGCCGCGGTCGAGGAGTCGCAATGAGATTGGCAAGCTCGTCGAGTCGAACATTGCGGAGTTTTTCGTGCAGACATTTGGCCATCCCGAGTCCGCCGGCTTCCGCCGTGCTCGCGAAAACTTCGTGAGGAGCACGGCCGCGTACTCGGTCGTCTCCTTCATCCTCAACATTAAGGACCGCCACAACGGCAACATCATGATCGACGCCGACGGCAACCTCATCCATATCGACTTTGGCTTCCTGTTCGACACCTCGCCGGGCGGCGACATTAACTTCGAGTCGTCGCCTTTCAAGCTGACGACGGAGATGGTGCAGCTCATCGGCATGGACGTCAGTGGCGAATCGACGCTGCAGAGCAAGGCGCTTGCCCGCGCTCTTGTGGACGAGGAAAACTACATCTACTTCAAGACCCTCGTGAACCGCTGCTACCTCGCCGTGCGGCAGTATGCGCGTGAGATATGCGTGATGGTGGAGCTCATGCTCCGCAGCGGATTGCCGTGTTTTAAGCCAAAGAAGACAATCGCCAACCTTGCGCATCGGCTGGCCGTTGACAAGAACGAAATCGAGGCCGCCGACTATATGCGCCGCCTCATCCACGAGTCACGGCAGAACTTCAGGACCGTCCTCTACGACTACTACCAAAAGGTTGCCGAGGGCATCGAAATGTGA
- a CDS encoding putative clathrin coat assembly protein ap19, with the protein MSRQGKIRLSKWYVTLSQKEQTKIIREVSQRALGRSARLSNMFEIEGRKYVCRRYASLYFIACVDKTDNELITMEIIHYFVEVLDQYFGNVCELDLIFNFHRAYFILDEVLLGGEMMLSNKRATLAYIDRLDVAAERSEARLEGSSFVDQMTNAIKGV; encoded by the coding sequence ATGAGCCGCCAGGGCAAGATAAGGCTCTCCAAATGGTACGTGACGCTCTCGCAGAAGGAGCAGACAAAGATAATCCGCGAAGTGAGCCAGAGGGCGCTTGGCCGCTCTGCTCGGCTGTCGAACATGTTCGAGATTGAGGGCCGCAAGTATGTTTGCCGCCGCTACGCCTCCCTGTACTTCATCGCCTGCGTCGACAAGACCGACAACGAGCTGATTACGATGGAGATCATCCACTACTTTGTCGAGGTGCTGGATCAGTACTTCGGAAATGTATGCGAGCTCGACTTGATCTTCAACTTTCACCGCGCGTACTTTATCCTTGACGAGGTGCTCCTTGGTGGGGAGATGATGTTGAGCAACAAGCGTGCCACGCTTGCTTACATTGACCGACTGGACGTTGCTGCAGAACGCAGCGAGGCACGGCTCGAGGGCAGCTCGTTTGTCGATCAGATGACCAACGCCATCAAGGGTGTATGA